The DNA sequence agtggattttgggttgtgacatgttccatgtagatttcttcctccaaatctccatttaagaaggccgtcttaatgTCCATTTGTTGAAGTTCAAGACCATAAACCACAACTAATGCTACTAGTgttcgtatggacgtaattcttgtaaccgAAGAGTAAGTATCAAAATATTCAAGACCTTCTCATTGTCTATACTCTTTGaccacaagtcttgccttatatttatcaatagtgccatcatctttcattttcctcttaaaaatccatttagaacccaacggtttattttcaggaggaagatcaactaattcccatgtatggttattcaatatggattctatttcagtATTGACTGTCTCTTTCAaaaataatgattccgaagaagatataacttctttaaatgttcgaggTTCATTTTCCAATAAGAGAGCCACAAAATATGGTCCAAATGATGTAGATGTTCTTTTACGTTTACTACGTCCTGGATCCTCCTGATTAGacttactttcttttgtttcttcctgacgttgtttagatccttcaccaatcgactcacattcctttttatacggatatgtATTATtgaagaactcagcattatctgattttataactgtattattataaatgtcgggattttctgatttatgaaccagaaatcgatatgctttactattggtcgcatatcctatgaaaacacaatcaacggttttcggtcctatctttacccttttgggttagGAACTtgtacttttgccaaacaccccatACTTTAagataattcaagttgggcttccttcctttctatttttcatatggaatggattgcttTTTGCTATGGGTACTCGATTTAGTATCCGGTTAGATGTAAGAATGACTTCCCCCCCCCACAAGTTTTGTTGCAAACCAAAACTTATCAACaaggcattcatcatctcctttaatgaacgattctttctttccgcaatcccattggatTGAGGCGTGTAAGGGGCCATTGTTTAATgaataatttcatattctaaacatatttcttcaaaaggagattcgtattcaccaccctatcacttcttatcattttgattttcttattaagttgcgtttcaactttatttttgtattgcttgaatgtatctatttcttcatctttactattaagtaagtaaacatagcaatatcgagtactatcgtcaataaaagttatgaaatacttctttccaccgcgagatggtattaacttcatgtcgcaaatatcaGTGTGAATTAAGtataaaggatttgaattcctttcaaccgacttataaaaatatttaacatacttagattccacacatatttgacattttgatttgttgcattcaaacttaggcattacttccaaattaatcattttcgcaaggttttataattgacatgtcccaaacatatatgccataaatcatttgactcaagtaagtaagaagaagctaaaattttattattctcaACGACCATTACATtcagtttgaaaaggccctcaatgaggtaaccttttcctacaaacatctcattcttacttattacaacctTATCAGATACAAAATGCACTTAAACCCGTTCTTGACGAGAAGTGCAGTAGAGACTAAGTTCTTCCTAATTtcaggaacatgaaggacattgttcagagtcaccaccttggcagaagtcattttcagaaatatcttgcCACATTCTTTAATCTTGGCCATTGCAGAATTTCCCATAGAAAGCGTCTCTTCGGGTCCAACGGGAGTATAAGTAGAAAACGCTTCTCTAACAGCACAAACATagcgagtggctccagaatcaatccaccattcTTTAGGTTTTCCCACCAGGTTGCATTCAGAAagcatagcacacaagtcatcaTTATCCTCgtgcttttcaaccatgtttATTAACCCTTATTCTTGTCTTTCCTTGGAGCACAACAATTTGTAGATTTGTGTCCTtctttcccacagttgtagcaatttcctttgaaccgcttcttgcttgggttgcttTTTGGTCCAGAAGGCTTCTTTATCTTTCTATTATTTTGTCGAGCACCCTCTGCAATGTtttctcccattattgttgagtttccacGACCTTTCTTTTCAGCAACTTTGTTGTCCTCTTCGATCCTCaatcgaacaatgagatcttcgaGCGACATCTCCTTGCATTTGTGTTTCAAGTAATTTTTGAAGTTCTTCCACAAAGAAGGGAACTTCTCAATCATCGCTacaacttggaatgcttcattgatgacaagaccttcaacGAAAATTCTAttagtaataataatataattaatactttcaacataAGTATTAATTCGACTTATACCTTTAGCAAGGAGATCgcgaataatcacttgcaattcctggacttgggtaacaACAGACTTagtatctaccattttgtagtccaaatgTTTGCGGCAACAAATTTCTCAACCCGATATTCTCAGTTTTGTATTTCTTTTCAAGAGCAATCCACagttcttttgacgtctccacattACTATAGACGTTATACAGATCATCCTCCAACTTGcaaagaatataattcttgcaagaaaaatcagaatgcttccatgcCTCAGTCACGAGAAAACGTTCATTGTCTGGAGTTTCATCAGGCCGAACAGGAACATCTTTCttaatgaacttctgtagacttaAAGTAGTCAAGTaaaagaacatcttctgctgccaccGCTTGAAATCAATTCCAGAAACTTTTTTGAGCTTTTCTGCCTGTGCCggttgacgagcgcaaaacacacacttaaattgtgctcgctagtcaaagatagtagagtataatatcgtgtccacatggattcgatttaaatagtattctcatagtttctagcttgatttctatccaggagaatcaacagttgagatttaaatgattaataataaaatttaactatgaatctaaaatctacaactattgactagtgactatcaAAACTAGGAAGAAACAATTAAGGTTATCAGTGGAAGACGATATGGTTTTGACaaaataagtgcaagataattgtttgggatctaactctagataattcacttccaatGTTCAAGTGAATCTCTtaaattcactctattattaaaCTCACGAGATGAACAAATTTAAGcacagtgaagatatgcaagaattcatagtggatcggtctttagcaaaacctctttcgattattctcctaactagatttaatcaatgattcaactagcctctttcgattacttagaagaatctatgaactcaaacaacaatataatgtaaagatatcataagttatgcctctttcgattgcaagaacaagtgaatataaatgcaacaattaaatcttccaaaaacgatttaaatacataaaaatagagttataacccacaaacaatcatcaatacaccaaatccatcaaaacccaaaaggatctactccatagacatggagaagctCTTCACAAAAgtaactaaagtataggaaaacataaattcaatccaaccccggatcttgagtgaggaaggaatgatgaaatccttgtgcttgtgttcttctaactcctccttagcctccttagccACCTTAGGTCGAAAATGTGTCAAAAGTGCTGAAAATGGTGTTTTCCGTGTGTTTAAGCCATTCCCCAATAATCCCCGAACGAAATTACCCTTTTTAGCGGAATTGGGAAGTCACTCTAACATTTTTGGGCTACCACGGCATGCATGTAGGAAATTCCAGAACGTTCCAAAATAtgagtttttaaatttttgacaTCCACACttggttttcgacccccgaatgtgatcccgacttaattgcttgggcttctactcagacttcaaagctccaaatagctcgaattaacttcacaacatctacataactcagaatcactcctacaaggcagaaaacacacaataagtgcaaaaacactaccaattaaagcgcaacacaagtaaagtgtagTGAATTACAGTgtaataagcaactaaaacacgtgattatagcctactatcaacaccccacacttaaaccattgcttgtCCTCCAACAATCAAACTAgacttcatatagacacgacctttttaaataactctcctaactcatcactcAAAGTATAGTCAAACAGaataagcacaataccgtaacatgctcgcctcaagagttgactcaacagcaccacacatttttcacagcatgctcacttactctaacatagaggccaatgacattacctttccttcatgaatcaagtgccctcacataacaatagagagtagttccacacacaataaaatttaagaacaattaggaactcaagataggaagaattcgctcactctcagaaataatattcatgtgccacaaaagatgtACTATAAGCTTGCTCAtaatgtactactctactaattgagctcatacagtcaaggatcaagtaggactttatttggttataatgtaaGCTGTGGGATGAGTAGGATATATTTGATATAAACGTGACTACACCtctctaagcactttaatacatacaatttaaccATTTAAAactccatacttatgtcaaaccataactccaccttcacgtCAATATATgtcaactccctacttctttacgCACAATTACATCAATCAAGGAATCTTTTTTAACCATCCaactatttttttcattttctttttcaattcaagtggctcttatttttaataaaacagtgcacctttctccttatttaaatagttccactcaaaatccaaactaataccccacactttaacttttacaaagttcataataatttCAAGTGTTCGTGAGAGGTaagaaggttcaaatagatggtcaattgaAATAATTGGGcaaggcttgtaatatggttgccaaagaaataggattacagtcTCAAAGGGGTCAACtaggatacataacaattaggtggataacaacatataactggctcaataaAGAAACTCCTATattacttccaagactgaataaaactactatttcgctttgcaaacacacggggcaagttctagacatcaaatgcaatgcacagaatacacgaaacctcacacacacatggcacataacttactcaggatcggactcatcgagatactctagtcaaagcagttaagcaaagttaagatcatacaatttaaggtacttatacaagagtcaaaaattgagcataagcgtcacaactaaagcacttactattctcaaggcataataaagtcaagagatattgctttcatttaaaatcacagCACCAGATGTCCTACTCCTAAAAAcaactaactacacctggttcaaacaacacccttggaaaagaaccgcgacacaaagaaaaaccaacgggaaattattatactacctaaagaaaagaatattttttttattcgacattaaaaatttcaatcaaaagaaatgaaaacacacacaaaaaacaaacaaaaaaatagttatttacatatttacatccccaccccacactttaaattgtggcatgtccccatgacatacaaataaaaagcaagaggtaaagaaaactcccctggACTTTTTCCGTTTCCTAGAACTTGTGAACTcaacccctaattctgaattaattttttattttcgctcctcgggattctttatggagctcatcagATCAAAGTCCTTTAAGGATATTTGTAAGacccactcttttctttctttcttggcctcattttgGGCGGTGGATTGTTCTTGTAGGATTATCCTCAACTTATTTCTGCATTCATTCACAAGATCAATCCctacatattcctgtaaatcttcaaaaataaaatccacatgatcaaggttagaataagaaaataaagaagaaaggtcatgtgAGTATTCCTCTGGTATGTCCAATACCATTTGTTCCTCATTATCTTTTACTAAAAATTTTAAATGTGGATAGGTGGATGGGGATTGGAACTCTTCTTTTATTGATGCACAATCAACCAAAGCCTCTCTTCAATCATCTCAGTTGTAAAAGAGTCCTCTTGCAGAGTGAAAAGTTCTCTTTGTAGGTGTTCATCATCTcgggtaggctcattctcacagggaatctcctccatatattcatTATCACAATGCAATTACCTTtctgaaagtgtacttattaGTTGATTCACTTGCATTATTAGGTTGTTAGTGGCTTCATCATCATGTGTAAATCTCTCTTCCACCTTATTAATGACCTTATACATAAACTCTTCTAAACTAACATTCTGCGCTTGAAGTGGTAGTCACACTTCGCTtgcattccagtcataataagggtattcatcccaaccagagtcagaatTGTGCCCATATAAATCCTCATACCTATACGGACTAGAGACAAAGTGAGAATGTTcaaaaagatgaaccataggaagaatatctacctgcttgacaatcaacccatagatgatttccactgcatttaaaacacatagcacACCGCTGATAATATTCAGTTGCTAACTCTTCAACTGTTTTCTCAGGTtagttgtactccatcttcacatcttttagagttcaatatcaataatatgctcttcaagatttcttcaacaaaagaaatcttgaagagaagttcaacaaacaaaaataaaaataaaagaaaaaaatagaagctaattcctgaattagcactacaaaatATTTCAAATACTATTGATATCCAATCCCCggtaacgacgccaaaatttgacgagcgcaaaacacacacacttaaattgtgctagctagtcaaagataatatagtataatatcgtgtccacatggattggatttaaatagtattttcatagtttctagcttgattgctatccaggagaatcagCAGTTgatatttatatgattaataataaaattcaaCTAAGAATCTAAAATATACAACTATTGACAAGTGATTATCGAAACACGAAAGAAGCAAATAAGGTTATCAGTGAAAGAGGATAGGGTTTTGACAAAATAAgcgcaagataattgtttgggatctaactctagataattcatttccaatgttcaagtgattctctcaaattcactctgttattagttcaaacgttcagcaaaaactcctctcttgattaagtcttAAACTCACGAGATGAACTAAtttaagcactgtgaagatatgcaagaatgcgtagtggatcggtctttaAGAAAATCTCTTTCAATTAgtctcctaactagatttaatcaatgattcaactagcct is a window from the Nicotiana tomentosiformis chromosome 10, ASM39032v3, whole genome shotgun sequence genome containing:
- the LOC138900243 gene encoding uncharacterized protein, whose translation is MFFYLTTLSLQKFIKKDVPVRPDETPDNERFLVTEAWKHSDFSCKNYILCKLEDDLYNVYSNVETSKELWIALEKKYKTENIGLRNLLPQTFGLQNGLVINEAFQVVAMIEKFPSLWKNFKNYLKHKCKEMSLEDLIVRLRIEEDNKVAEKKGRGNSTIMGENIAEGARQNNRKIKKPSGPKSNPSKKRFKGNCYNCGKEGHKSTNCCAPRKDKNKG